Proteins from a single region of Corynebacterium pseudogenitalium:
- a CDS encoding amino acid permease → MSERATDPVPFSSEHQEVAADEFELENLTPADKREIRRTRRAPSPDGSTWSWAITLFGTAVGAGILFLPIDAGSFGFWPLLLATILVGPMVFFSHRMYSRIVSASPVKGLDVLQVITSLAGRKRGLATALMYWLAIYPIVLIYGVSVTNTMDSFIVNQMGGPHVDRWLLATICVGVMTGAYALGKKATLWFANLLVYPLIVALAAVSLYLIPYWDLESFMAYKSDVPLWKAMLFVLPVLVFSFSHMAAVSQSALDVQKSHDGDVAGTEKEVSKIELITCTLLVSFTMFFVWSCTLALGADGMAAVREENIPVLSYFANTTNAPFMAVVTPVVALCAIASSYFGHMLGTEEGTQYLLRAVAPKASEKWNPRAVRAGIYLFVFVSTVAVAIFNPSILDLISVVGGIFITLLVYIVPMLLFRHATAFRHYANQPEAIFVFGLGIVIICVTVWQMVA, encoded by the coding sequence ATGAGCGAGCGCGCCACGGACCCCGTACCTTTCAGCAGCGAGCACCAGGAGGTTGCCGCTGACGAGTTCGAGCTGGAGAACCTCACACCGGCGGACAAGCGCGAGATCCGCCGTACGCGCCGAGCCCCGTCTCCGGACGGTAGTACCTGGTCGTGGGCGATTACGCTGTTCGGCACCGCCGTCGGCGCCGGAATCCTCTTCCTGCCTATCGACGCCGGCTCCTTCGGCTTCTGGCCCCTCCTGCTTGCGACGATTCTGGTTGGACCAATGGTGTTTTTCTCGCATCGGATGTATTCGAGGATTGTGTCGGCGTCGCCGGTGAAGGGCCTGGACGTGCTGCAGGTCATCACTTCCCTGGCTGGGCGGAAGCGTGGCCTGGCCACGGCGCTGATGTATTGGCTCGCCATCTACCCCATCGTGCTGATTTATGGCGTTTCGGTGACGAACACGATGGACAGTTTCATCGTGAACCAGATGGGCGGCCCGCACGTGGACCGTTGGCTGCTGGCCACGATTTGCGTCGGCGTGATGACGGGCGCCTACGCCCTCGGCAAGAAGGCGACGCTGTGGTTCGCGAATCTGCTGGTGTATCCGCTGATCGTGGCGCTCGCTGCCGTCTCCCTGTACTTGATTCCGTACTGGGATCTGGAGAGTTTCATGGCGTACAAGTCGGATGTGCCGCTGTGGAAGGCGATGCTGTTTGTGCTGCCTGTGCTGGTGTTTTCCTTTTCGCATATGGCGGCGGTGTCGCAGTCGGCGTTGGATGTGCAGAAGTCGCACGACGGTGATGTGGCCGGTACGGAGAAGGAGGTCTCCAAGATTGAGTTGATCACTTGTACGCTCCTGGTCAGCTTCACGATGTTCTTCGTCTGGTCCTGCACGCTCGCCCTCGGCGCGGATGGCATGGCCGCCGTGCGCGAGGAGAACATTCCGGTCCTTTCCTACTTCGCCAACACGACGAATGCCCCGTTCATGGCGGTGGTGACTCCGGTGGTCGCGCTGTGTGCGATTGCGTCGTCGTACTTCGGGCACATGCTTGGCACGGAGGAGGGCACGCAGTATTTGCTGCGCGCGGTCGCGCCGAAGGCTTCGGAGAAGTGGAATCCGCGTGCGGTCCGCGCGGGCATCTATCTCTTCGTCTTCGTATCGACGGTCGCTGTCGCCATCTTCAACCCGTCAATCCTGGATTTGATTTCGGTCGTCGGCGGTATCTTCATTACTTTGCTGGTCTACATCGTGCCGATGCTCCTCTTCCGCCACGCGACCGCCTTCCGTCATTACGCCAACCAGCCGGAGGCGATCTTCGTGTTCGGCCTGGGCATCGTGATTATTTGCGTGACGGTCTGGCAGATGGTGGCGTAG
- a CDS encoding helix-turn-helix domain-containing protein, translating into MSPTPRSLGEQAREQRRAMRLTQADVADLSMVSERFIREFEQGKRSVRLDKVEAVLAVLGLDVVAVQHVPEALR; encoded by the coding sequence ATGTCCCCCACGCCCCGCAGTCTCGGCGAGCAGGCTCGCGAGCAACGCCGTGCCATGCGCCTGACGCAGGCGGACGTGGCCGACCTGTCGATGGTGTCGGAACGGTTCATTCGAGAGTTTGAGCAGGGAAAACGTTCTGTCCGGCTGGATAAGGTTGAGGCCGTGCTGGCTGTGCTTGGCTTGGATGTGGTGGCGGTACAGCACGTTCCGGAGGCACTCCGATAG
- a CDS encoding GNAT family N-acetyltransferase, whose amino-acid sequence MPTIRRARPDDAEALVELSIATFTQTFGHLYDPADLAAFLNEAYDLQKHKILLADPDHATWVVEDNGALVGYALAGPCSLPHPDVLPEDRELKRLYLLADHQQSGLGSTLIELVLDWIGPRTAWLGVWSQNFGAQRFYHRYGFSKAGEYFFKVGNHRDHEFIYRRPAL is encoded by the coding sequence ATGCCTACGATCCGCCGCGCCAGGCCCGACGACGCCGAAGCCCTCGTCGAACTGTCTATCGCCACGTTCACGCAGACCTTCGGCCACCTCTACGACCCCGCCGACCTCGCAGCCTTCCTCAACGAGGCCTACGACCTGCAGAAACACAAAATCCTCCTCGCCGACCCCGACCACGCCACCTGGGTCGTCGAGGACAACGGCGCCCTCGTGGGCTACGCCCTCGCTGGGCCCTGCAGCCTCCCCCACCCCGACGTCCTCCCCGAAGACCGCGAGCTCAAACGCCTCTACCTCCTTGCCGATCACCAACAGTCCGGCCTCGGCTCCACCCTCATTGAGCTCGTCCTCGACTGGATCGGTCCGCGTACCGCGTGGCTCGGGGTCTGGTCGCAGAACTTTGGGGCGCAGCGTTTCTATCACCGCTACGGCTTCTCCAAGGCTGGCGAGTACTTCTTCAAGGTCGGCAATCACCGCGACCACGAGTTCATCTACCGGCGCCCCGCCCTCTAA
- a CDS encoding DUF488 family protein: MRIYTLGFSHKSAEEFFDILRESGVRRVVDIRRSNTNQLAGFTKKDDLRYFLRVILDMPYTHELALAPSADLMHAYRHDEVGFDEFSKQLREEYDAGEVSSLDRSLFDDAVLLCSEADPSTCHRLVAAEYLAEVWDDVEIVHL, translated from the coding sequence ATGCGAATTTACACACTCGGGTTTTCACACAAGAGCGCGGAGGAGTTCTTCGACATTCTGCGCGAGTCCGGCGTGCGGCGCGTGGTGGATATTCGCCGCTCCAACACGAATCAGCTCGCCGGGTTTACCAAGAAGGACGACCTGCGCTACTTCCTGCGGGTCATCCTGGACATGCCGTACACGCACGAGCTCGCTCTCGCGCCGTCAGCGGATCTGATGCACGCGTATCGGCATGACGAGGTTGGCTTCGATGAGTTTTCGAAGCAGTTGCGCGAGGAGTACGACGCTGGGGAGGTTTCGTCCCTGGACCGCTCGCTTTTTGACGACGCCGTGCTGCTTTGCTCCGAAGCAGACCCCTCCACCTGCCATCGGTTAGTTGCCGCCGAGTACCTCGCCGAAGTTTGGGACGACGTGGAGATCGTGCACCTTTAG
- a CDS encoding cupin domain-containing protein: MVRKRPDTTTPDTPQIGSTMSQPKDDLPVNRPEVFGAADSTGSIDRATCIQTINAVAPRPDNARPGVKRLLQGDGANLIVFNFCPGQTLPAHKAAHPITVQCLNGSLEFECGGERFPLKQGEVVHLRAYVPHAVYCPDNALSAGNILLLSMLTGERHGEQDS, from the coding sequence ATGGTGCGTAAACGCCCAGACACCACCACCCCCGATACCCCACAGATTGGATCAACGATGTCTCAGCCAAAAGATGACCTCCCCGTCAACCGCCCCGAAGTGTTTGGTGCTGCAGACTCGACAGGCTCGATCGACCGCGCCACCTGCATCCAGACGATCAACGCCGTTGCTCCGCGGCCAGACAACGCGCGGCCAGGGGTCAAGCGACTGCTGCAGGGCGACGGCGCGAACCTTATCGTCTTCAATTTCTGCCCTGGCCAGACGTTGCCGGCTCACAAGGCGGCCCACCCGATCACCGTGCAGTGCCTCAACGGGTCCCTCGAGTTCGAGTGCGGCGGCGAGCGTTTCCCGCTCAAGCAGGGAGAAGTTGTCCACCTGCGCGCGTATGTGCCACACGCGGTGTACTGCCCGGATAACGCTCTGTCGGCGGGCAACATTTTGCTGCTCAGCATGCTTACGGGCGAACGCCACGGCGAGCAGGACAGCTAA
- a CDS encoding GmrSD restriction endonuclease domain-containing protein, which produces MASIFRTVPWDVQQLVNDVHSGRIQLPDLQRPFVWPTSKVRDLFDSMYRGYPVGELMFWDVAADGESRSISGDANFIGQHQIIDGQQRLTSLYAAIKGFPVRDVNYNEKRIRIAFNPFSEKFEVRTPPIAKSPEWVEDISTYFASSYKARKAFFKRYEESGGTLSDEEEEAVHDVFSKLSGLEKYRFNVVHLQSEADKRLVADVFVRINSEGVRLKAYDYILTWLSVFWPEGREQIEEFSRNSRMSPAHASSALGKEIQWTAHNPYIDVENGHLVRAMVAVGQRRGRLQDAYAALQAKDRHTGRVNSERQERELGLLKDALPVVVDHTNWTEFIRSIQAAGFRTNRNVTSHMNIIYSYVIFLLGRNDFDVELARLRALVARWLFMSQLTARYTGSSESQIQKDLDQIAALDKGDADGFEELLNRTISTQLTEDYWRFNLPQNLVTSGAALSPHYQCYLAALNILDAKMFMLNERVRDWMDPNQPAAKGTEGHHLFPRKYLEKVLGITDFKRINQVANFAPTDWATNIHISDRAPKDYWQELVEKRAPDEEWLKQQMYWHAIPEGWENMSYDEFLSNRRSLIAQVIRDAFAHITAGSAPVISTSDVEERSGSRTLQEFFEAGLLKPGDLLDPVDPDWIVDAVINEDGHLVIDGVNIFDSLDEATHSLGVTNLKGEEFWALEDGDDLVPLSKLSASS; this is translated from the coding sequence ATGGCCTCCATCTTCCGCACTGTCCCGTGGGACGTGCAGCAACTTGTCAATGATGTTCACTCTGGAAGGATTCAACTTCCAGATCTCCAGAGGCCATTTGTCTGGCCCACGTCGAAGGTTCGTGACCTTTTTGATTCGATGTACCGCGGCTACCCAGTAGGCGAGCTTATGTTTTGGGACGTTGCTGCCGACGGTGAGTCTCGATCAATTTCAGGTGACGCGAATTTCATCGGCCAGCACCAAATTATCGACGGCCAGCAGCGCTTGACCAGTCTTTATGCCGCAATAAAAGGCTTTCCTGTCCGGGACGTTAACTATAACGAGAAGCGGATCCGTATTGCGTTCAATCCATTTAGTGAGAAGTTTGAGGTTCGTACACCACCTATTGCCAAATCCCCGGAGTGGGTCGAAGACATTTCGACCTATTTCGCCAGCTCCTACAAGGCAAGAAAAGCATTCTTCAAGAGGTATGAAGAATCCGGCGGAACTCTCAGCGATGAAGAAGAAGAGGCAGTTCATGATGTCTTTAGCAAACTGTCTGGGCTAGAGAAATACCGGTTCAACGTCGTTCACCTTCAGAGCGAGGCCGACAAGCGCCTCGTTGCTGACGTCTTCGTTCGCATCAACTCAGAAGGAGTTCGACTGAAGGCATACGACTACATTCTGACGTGGCTCAGCGTCTTTTGGCCTGAAGGCCGTGAACAAATCGAGGAGTTTTCACGCAACTCCCGTATGTCCCCAGCTCATGCGAGCTCCGCACTGGGGAAAGAAATTCAGTGGACGGCTCACAACCCCTATATTGACGTTGAGAACGGCCACCTTGTTCGTGCAATGGTTGCTGTCGGGCAGCGACGAGGCCGACTGCAAGATGCGTACGCCGCTCTTCAAGCAAAGGATCGTCACACCGGCCGCGTGAACTCTGAGCGTCAAGAACGCGAACTAGGGCTCCTCAAGGACGCTCTACCGGTCGTCGTGGATCACACGAACTGGACGGAATTCATTCGTTCGATTCAGGCCGCTGGATTCCGAACCAACCGGAACGTCACCTCGCACATGAACATCATCTACTCTTACGTGATCTTCTTGCTTGGACGCAATGATTTTGACGTCGAGCTCGCTCGCCTTCGCGCACTGGTTGCCCGCTGGCTCTTCATGTCGCAACTCACCGCCCGCTACACGGGCTCATCGGAATCCCAAATCCAGAAGGACCTCGACCAGATTGCTGCGCTGGACAAGGGCGACGCGGATGGCTTCGAAGAGCTGCTTAACCGTACGATTAGCACTCAACTCACCGAAGACTACTGGCGTTTCAATCTGCCTCAGAACTTGGTTACTTCCGGCGCTGCCCTATCACCGCATTACCAGTGCTACCTCGCTGCGCTGAACATCCTGGATGCCAAGATGTTCATGCTCAACGAGCGCGTCCGTGATTGGATGGATCCCAATCAGCCCGCGGCTAAGGGCACCGAAGGCCACCATCTGTTTCCACGCAAATACCTGGAAAAGGTTTTGGGGATTACGGACTTCAAGCGCATCAACCAGGTGGCTAACTTCGCTCCCACTGATTGGGCTACCAACATCCATATTTCGGATCGCGCCCCGAAGGACTATTGGCAAGAACTCGTCGAGAAGCGCGCGCCAGACGAGGAATGGCTGAAACAACAGATGTACTGGCATGCCATTCCAGAAGGTTGGGAAAACATGTCCTACGACGAGTTCCTTTCCAACCGCCGTAGCCTCATTGCCCAGGTTATCCGTGATGCTTTCGCCCACATCACAGCTGGCTCTGCACCGGTGATTTCTACGTCTGACGTTGAAGAACGTTCCGGGTCTAGAACCCTGCAGGAGTTCTTTGAGGCCGGACTGCTGAAACCTGGCGACCTTCTCGATCCGGTTGATCCAGATTGGATTGTTGATGCCGTCATTAATGAGGACGGCCACCTTGTCATCGATGGCGTCAATATTTTTGACTCACTGGATGAAGCCACGCACTCCCTCGGCGTAACGAACCTCAAGGGCGAAGAGTTCTGGGCCTTAGAAGATGGCGATGACTTGGTTCCGCTTTCCAAATTATCTGCTAGTTCATAG
- a CDS encoding 3'-5' exonuclease, whose protein sequence is MSIPVTISYYEKLNVDGSLKSQVFDFGQKLMKDPTNPSLNIKTINNAVDKRVRTGRINKQFRAVLFELRDATTHHFVLVDVDSHDEGISKARRLDPAKLRLDVNPINGITTLIQETGPASEPAASVDASAVAAPSAPPAAASRPGDALAAHGYTPDSLYTDLGIDPHFTQQVLDLATDADLDPLLATRPAWENEAMTGLLAGFSVDEVRDQLDLYVTSPADAPDPTDDSRVIAGLKQTAAALEFAYIGDGDTDALRNVIETGDFDKWRTFIHPEQRRMAKGDYKGSARVFGGAGTGKTVVALHRANNLITTRPQARILLTTYTRGLADGLKSQMTILNPTFPEATSPGAPGLYIENIDAIVRKILLDATTAEIEHATRSVLGVAAKAVKPYTDAQAQSVWDSVLFDADDALPTEIANQTFLAAEYETIVLAHGITTQAEYLRVARTGRGTPLNRKQRKLVWPLLESVLQTQAIDGKLLWPTMSAIGAAVLTMRGPIFDHVVVDEAQDFNAGHWHFLRASVAPGPNDIFLAEDSHQRIYGHPLVLSRFGISTRGRASRRLTLNYRTTRENLDYALRILDGSENAYIDGEGETDNTFGYRSARSGPEPTLVRCTDPTEEFDAAAHFIGTWLEEDPNARIGVMCRTRGQIPRILSGLRDHGIEAIQTKNADTAAHEQVSVMTMHGAKGMEFTHVVLMGVGRNILPQRFRLRGLAEAEVAHALQQERSLLYVAASRARDALLVTTHGEPSDLLPEV, encoded by the coding sequence ATGAGCATCCCCGTCACCATCAGCTACTACGAAAAGCTCAACGTCGACGGCAGCCTCAAGTCCCAAGTGTTCGACTTCGGCCAGAAGCTCATGAAGGACCCCACCAACCCGTCGCTCAACATCAAGACGATCAATAACGCGGTGGACAAGCGCGTGCGCACCGGGCGCATCAACAAACAGTTCCGCGCCGTCCTCTTCGAACTTCGCGACGCCACCACCCACCACTTCGTCCTCGTCGACGTCGACTCCCACGACGAAGGCATCTCCAAAGCCCGCCGCCTCGACCCTGCCAAACTGCGCCTGGACGTCAACCCCATCAACGGCATTACCACGCTCATCCAGGAGACAGGGCCGGCCTCGGAGCCTGCTGCTTCGGTCGATGCTTCTGCTGTTGCTGCCCCTTCGGCTCCGCCTGCCGCGGCCTCGCGCCCCGGCGACGCCCTCGCCGCCCACGGCTACACCCCGGACTCCCTCTACACCGACCTCGGCATCGACCCGCACTTCACCCAACAGGTCCTCGACCTAGCCACCGACGCCGACCTCGACCCCCTCCTCGCCACCCGCCCCGCCTGGGAAAACGAGGCCATGACCGGCCTGCTCGCCGGGTTCAGCGTCGACGAAGTCCGCGACCAACTCGACCTCTACGTCACCTCCCCAGCCGACGCCCCCGACCCCACCGACGATTCCCGCGTCATCGCCGGCCTCAAACAAACCGCCGCCGCCCTCGAGTTCGCCTACATCGGCGACGGCGACACCGACGCCCTGCGCAACGTCATCGAAACCGGCGACTTCGACAAGTGGCGCACCTTCATCCACCCCGAACAGCGCCGCATGGCCAAAGGCGACTACAAAGGCTCCGCCCGCGTCTTCGGCGGCGCCGGCACCGGCAAAACCGTCGTCGCGCTGCACCGCGCCAACAACCTCATCACCACCCGCCCGCAGGCCCGCATCCTCCTCACCACCTACACGCGCGGCCTCGCCGACGGCCTCAAATCCCAAATGACCATCCTCAACCCCACCTTCCCCGAAGCCACCTCACCAGGCGCGCCGGGCCTCTACATCGAGAACATCGACGCCATCGTGCGCAAAATTCTTCTCGACGCCACCACCGCCGAAATCGAACACGCCACCCGCAGCGTCCTCGGCGTCGCCGCGAAGGCCGTCAAACCCTACACCGACGCCCAGGCCCAAAGCGTGTGGGACAGCGTCCTGTTCGACGCCGACGACGCCCTGCCCACCGAGATCGCGAACCAGACCTTCCTCGCCGCCGAGTACGAAACCATCGTGCTTGCCCACGGCATCACCACCCAGGCCGAGTACCTCCGCGTCGCCCGCACCGGCCGCGGCACCCCGCTCAACCGCAAGCAGCGCAAGCTGGTCTGGCCGCTGCTCGAGTCCGTCCTGCAAACCCAAGCTATCGACGGCAAACTCCTCTGGCCCACCATGTCCGCCATCGGCGCCGCCGTCCTCACCATGCGCGGCCCGATCTTCGACCACGTCGTCGTCGACGAGGCCCAGGACTTCAACGCCGGACACTGGCACTTCCTGCGCGCCAGCGTCGCCCCCGGCCCCAACGACATCTTCCTCGCCGAAGATTCCCACCAGCGCATTTACGGCCATCCCCTCGTGCTGAGCCGCTTCGGCATCTCCACTCGCGGCCGCGCTTCTCGACGCCTCACCCTCAACTACCGCACCACCCGCGAAAACCTCGACTACGCCCTCCGCATCCTCGACGGCTCCGAGAACGCCTACATCGACGGCGAAGGCGAAACCGACAACACCTTCGGCTACCGCTCCGCACGCTCCGGCCCCGAACCGACGCTCGTGCGCTGCACCGACCCCACCGAGGAGTTCGACGCCGCCGCCCACTTCATCGGCACCTGGCTGGAGGAGGACCCCAACGCCCGTATCGGCGTCATGTGCCGCACACGCGGCCAGATTCCCCGCATCCTCTCCGGACTTCGCGACCACGGCATCGAAGCCATCCAAACCAAAAACGCCGACACCGCCGCCCACGAACAGGTCTCCGTCATGACCATGCACGGCGCCAAAGGCATGGAGTTCACCCACGTCGTCCTGATGGGCGTCGGCCGCAACATTCTCCCCCAGCGCTTCCGCCTCCGCGGACTCGCCGAAGCCGAAGTGGCACACGCCCTCCAACAGGAGCGCTCCCTCCTCTACGTCGCCGCCTCCCGCGCCCGCGACGCTCTCCTCGTCACCACCCACGGCGAGCCCTCCGACCTGCTGCCGGAGGTGTAG